One Vibrio pomeroyi genomic region harbors:
- a CDS encoding DUF3299 domain-containing protein, with product MKKLIAFTLILLGAAFGANASTYEELSWDDLIPESEKTMQYNFGGEASAKQSLVRHAIRPELNQRKIRIAGYFVPLESDGETISQLLLVPYAGACIHVPPPPENQIIYVQFKEPMPIEKFQSVIYVSGTIKAEVTVNELANRVGYSLEGLEVEPYE from the coding sequence ATGAAAAAACTTATTGCCTTCACATTGATTTTATTGGGTGCAGCGTTCGGTGCTAATGCCAGTACCTATGAAGAGCTCAGTTGGGATGACCTTATTCCAGAAAGTGAAAAGACGATGCAATATAACTTCGGAGGCGAAGCTTCCGCTAAGCAATCTCTAGTTAGACATGCAATTCGCCCTGAGTTGAATCAGAGAAAAATTAGGATTGCCGGATATTTTGTTCCATTAGAATCTGATGGTGAAACGATCTCGCAGCTCCTACTCGTTCCCTATGCGGGTGCGTGCATTCATGTGCCACCGCCACCAGAAAATCAAATCATTTATGTGCAATTCAAAGAGCCAATGCCTATAGAAAAATTCCAAAGCGTCATTTATGTGAGTGGGACCATCAAGGCAGAGGTTACGGTTAACGAGTTAGCAAATAGAGTGGGATATTCTTTGGAAGGCTTGGAAGTTGAGCCATACGAATAA
- a CDS encoding patatin-like phospholipase family protein produces the protein MKKIKSIIVMLLPMVLVACSSTHSIDKRVTEDNYESASIISTPKTNSIYDEPYRFFGDETPKYLREVRDNPKLSEIVNQDNIPRIVGDQFSVLVLSGGGERGSYGAGIINGLYDSGKLPEFSMVTGVSTGALTAPFVFVGGEYIHELKTAMLALNDQDLLDKRSALWPLYSTSMVEGKKFYQFIEKTYDDKLIEAIAREYRKGKRLQIGTTHFDSGRQMVWNIGRIADSDIPNKIEIIHKVLMASSSIPGFFPPQYFTVYSNGHEYEEMHVDGGLSHQLFFNSYDFDLKEISELYGITKKPNIYIIRNGYLKNNFEKVEDNVFSLSERSVNNLIFSQTRGDLYKEVYVTNKAQANTYLSYIEEDFDVEPSEDLFFDQEYMNKLYEYGYEKAQNGTLWSASLIDGHQIKLRDKNLNDE, from the coding sequence ATGAAAAAAATTAAATCAATCATAGTTATGCTCTTACCAATGGTGTTAGTAGCATGTTCAAGTACACACTCGATAGATAAAAGAGTCACTGAAGATAACTATGAGAGTGCTTCTATTATTAGCACCCCTAAAACTAATAGTATTTATGATGAGCCATATCGCTTCTTTGGTGATGAAACACCTAAGTACCTACGGGAAGTAAGAGATAACCCTAAGCTTAGTGAAATTGTAAACCAAGATAATATTCCGCGTATAGTGGGCGACCAATTTAGCGTGTTAGTCCTCTCTGGTGGTGGAGAACGAGGCTCTTACGGTGCTGGAATTATTAATGGACTATATGACAGTGGAAAGTTACCAGAATTTTCTATGGTGACCGGCGTTAGTACCGGAGCGTTAACCGCACCTTTTGTATTTGTTGGCGGGGAATATATTCATGAATTAAAAACGGCAATGCTTGCTTTAAATGACCAAGATCTTTTGGACAAGAGAAGCGCTCTATGGCCTCTATACAGTACATCAATGGTTGAAGGGAAAAAGTTCTATCAATTCATAGAGAAAACTTACGATGATAAATTAATTGAAGCCATTGCTCGTGAATACCGAAAGGGTAAACGACTCCAAATCGGAACAACTCACTTTGATTCTGGTCGACAAATGGTTTGGAACATTGGCCGCATTGCGGACAGCGACATACCTAATAAAATTGAAATTATTCATAAAGTACTAATGGCAAGCTCATCTATTCCAGGGTTCTTTCCTCCGCAATATTTTACTGTTTATTCTAATGGACATGAATATGAAGAAATGCACGTTGATGGTGGGTTATCTCATCAATTATTTTTTAACTCTTATGACTTTGATTTGAAAGAAATATCAGAACTTTATGGAATAACAAAAAAACCTAATATCTATATTATACGAAATGGGTATTTAAAGAACAACTTTGAAAAAGTAGAAGATAATGTATTTTCTCTAAGTGAGAGAAGTGTTAATAATTTGATATTCTCTCAAACTAGAGGCGATTTGTACAAAGAGGTTTATGTGACAAATAAAGCCCAAGCCAATACGTATCTTAGTTATATAGAAGAAGACTTCGACGTCGAACCAAGTGAGGATTTATTTTTTGACCAAGAGTATATGAACAAACTTTACGAATATGGATATGAAAAGGCACAGAATGGAACGTTATGGTCGGCCTCTTTGATAGATGGGCATCAAATAAAGCTAAGAGATAAAAATCTAAACGATGAATAA
- a CDS encoding glycine zipper family protein translates to MEQYNIDLLECQQLSTQVQEEQTKGVGRSVVGTAARGAALGAAGTAIAGGHGSDGAKVGAGVGVVGGLLHHRHAAAYNQAQHEEGVNNVQRQCMVGRGYKVLN, encoded by the coding sequence ATGGAGCAATACAACATAGATCTACTGGAATGCCAGCAATTATCAACCCAAGTTCAAGAAGAGCAAACTAAGGGAGTTGGTCGCTCTGTCGTAGGTACCGCTGCAAGGGGAGCAGCTCTCGGTGCGGCAGGTACGGCTATTGCTGGTGGGCATGGCAGTGATGGAGCAAAAGTAGGGGCAGGTGTTGGTGTTGTTGGAGGGTTACTGCATCATAGACACGCAGCTGCTTACAATCAAGCCCAGCACGAAGAGGGTGTCAATAATGTGCAGAGGCAGTGCATGGTCGGCCGAGGATATAAAGTCTTGAACTAG
- a CDS encoding DUF3187 family protein produces MLLKRNAALLLVLILFSYHNFVFAQVASTPLRTYATSPYQSTSLSTQLRSAFSVDTTEVFITSSIASVWAQSNDFQLDYYQNQVFSGFQVPINNKVSAEIMLQYSWAGNNHLDSLVAGFHNTFGIAQNGRDEVDDDQFNIGSSYGSAIEDFEGETMAKALHSYLSYQFFETSAHALSVGGSLYYNHVGDSEFSNISFEQGLQLNYSYHSGVHTGFSTLGATHRKNDLALGSIPVSNTTMSFAAGYSLQFLKQYEMIVEYHHYQGVLDDNSAFSEPSKEFVLGLRGTFEGVAVEISTTENMGNKDNSTDINFTVGLRFFL; encoded by the coding sequence GTGTTATTAAAGCGAAACGCAGCACTCTTATTGGTTTTAATTCTTTTCAGTTACCATAACTTTGTTTTTGCTCAGGTGGCGTCAACACCACTAAGAACTTATGCTACTTCTCCTTATCAATCGACTTCTCTATCTACCCAATTAAGAAGTGCATTTAGTGTCGATACCACCGAGGTTTTCATTACTTCATCTATAGCGAGTGTCTGGGCTCAAAGTAATGACTTCCAACTCGATTATTATCAAAATCAAGTTTTTAGTGGTTTTCAAGTCCCAATAAACAACAAGGTTTCTGCAGAAATCATGCTGCAGTATTCTTGGGCTGGCAATAATCATCTTGACTCATTAGTCGCAGGCTTTCACAACACTTTTGGTATAGCGCAAAATGGGCGTGATGAAGTGGATGATGATCAGTTCAATATTGGTTCATCTTATGGCTCTGCTATAGAGGACTTTGAGGGTGAGACTATGGCAAAAGCTTTGCATTCTTACTTGTCTTATCAATTCTTTGAAACGAGTGCACATGCGTTATCCGTAGGAGGCTCTCTTTACTATAACCATGTGGGTGACTCTGAGTTTTCAAATATAAGCTTTGAGCAAGGTCTGCAGTTAAACTATTCCTACCATTCAGGTGTTCACACGGGTTTTAGCACCTTAGGTGCAACGCACAGAAAAAATGATCTTGCTTTGGGTTCTATACCCGTAAGTAATACCACGATGTCATTTGCGGCTGGTTATTCGCTTCAGTTTCTCAAACAATATGAAATGATCGTTGAATACCACCATTATCAAGGAGTGTTGGATGATAATAGTGCGTTCTCCGAGCCTTCAAAGGAATTTGTACTGGGTTTGAGAGGAACATTTGAGGGGGTAGCCGTAGAAATATCGACCACTGAGAATATGGGAAATAAAGATAATTCAACGGATATTAACTTTACCGTAGGACTGAGATTTTTCTTGTAA
- a CDS encoding zinc-dependent alcohol dehydrogenase family protein yields MTDTKQNTRISQFRFGQPKESLKLEHVALGAIDKDKVRVRIEATNINPSDLLSIYGVGQYKHSHQPPRVPGFEAVGRVVESGHSEFPLNQRVLVATSGTWQNYVDVSPDNLFHIPQHLDNGYACQLYINALTAWVLTTEVAKLTKEDVLIINAGSSAIGKIFSQLSESLGFQIITVTSQPERTQTTSCYVLDANSDLVAQIQRLGLPQPTVAFDAIGGSPGTDLIHTLGNQGRFINYGTLSLDFYEPRFFKHAKNQAIDFSTFFLRYWEEAEGKDVRCDKFTTMLDHFITNDIKLDVDRYLPFDEVQTAIDLIESKSTRLNGKIILLPM; encoded by the coding sequence ATGACTGACACTAAGCAAAATACCCGAATTAGCCAGTTCCGTTTCGGGCAGCCGAAAGAGTCTCTCAAGCTAGAACATGTCGCTTTAGGCGCAATTGATAAAGATAAGGTGCGAGTACGAATTGAAGCGACCAACATCAACCCTAGTGATCTATTGTCGATTTACGGTGTGGGGCAATACAAACACAGCCACCAGCCACCGAGAGTTCCGGGGTTTGAAGCGGTCGGAAGGGTTGTGGAGTCTGGCCATTCTGAGTTTCCTCTAAACCAGCGAGTGCTTGTAGCTACAAGTGGTACATGGCAGAACTATGTCGATGTGTCACCAGACAACCTCTTCCACATTCCTCAACACCTAGATAATGGCTACGCCTGTCAGTTATATATTAATGCGCTCACCGCGTGGGTGCTGACGACAGAAGTGGCGAAGTTGACCAAAGAAGATGTGTTGATCATCAATGCTGGCAGTTCGGCCATTGGCAAGATTTTCTCTCAGTTGTCGGAATCACTTGGGTTTCAAATCATTACCGTGACGTCACAACCTGAGCGCACTCAAACGACTTCATGTTATGTGCTGGATGCCAACAGTGATTTGGTTGCACAAATTCAGCGACTCGGTTTGCCTCAACCAACTGTGGCCTTCGATGCGATTGGCGGTTCACCGGGAACGGATCTTATCCATACTCTGGGTAATCAAGGCCGCTTTATCAACTATGGCACGCTTTCGCTCGATTTTTATGAACCGCGATTCTTCAAGCACGCAAAAAACCAAGCTATCGATTTCAGTACTTTCTTCTTACGTTATTGGGAAGAGGCTGAGGGGAAAGATGTTCGCTGTGATAAGTTCACAACTATGCTAGATCACTTCATCACAAACGACATAAAACTCGACGTTGACCGCTATCTGCCATTCGATGAAGTTCAAACCGCGATTGATCTCATCGAATCGAAAAGTACGCGGTTAAATGGCAAGATAATCTTGCTTCCGATGTAA
- a CDS encoding phytanoyl-CoA dioxygenase family protein, which produces MVENSQQLSSQYDEHGYFVIRNYFDEAQIASLREVVLKFHESWKADNEEFYQEEAFNSSLITGSEYLPANDRTVLFDFISSKKVMEVVDAVIPNKPAFMNTQLFFNPVNPQQKDFWHRDCQYDYDIDDQMKVIMETQVLHLRVPIFDEPGMELIPGTHKRWDNEEEYNVRQEVNGKVSSDNISGGKQIPLEAGDLLVFSADMIHRGRYGLDRLALDILIFDSAADYVDYVDDDCLPTPAMLSNITDPRLFMNTLHLKSMQYS; this is translated from the coding sequence GTGGTAGAAAACAGCCAACAATTAAGTAGCCAATACGACGAGCATGGTTACTTTGTTATCAGAAATTATTTCGATGAAGCTCAGATAGCATCGCTTAGAGAAGTCGTGCTCAAATTCCATGAATCATGGAAAGCAGACAACGAAGAGTTCTATCAAGAAGAGGCATTTAACTCATCTTTGATTACAGGCAGCGAGTATCTACCCGCCAACGATAGAACCGTACTGTTTGACTTCATCAGCTCAAAAAAAGTCATGGAAGTGGTCGATGCGGTCATACCGAACAAGCCTGCATTCATGAACACGCAACTGTTCTTCAACCCTGTAAACCCACAACAAAAAGACTTCTGGCATCGCGACTGTCAATACGACTACGACATTGATGACCAAATGAAAGTCATCATGGAAACCCAAGTATTGCACCTGCGTGTACCGATCTTTGATGAGCCCGGAATGGAGCTTATCCCCGGAACACACAAACGCTGGGACAACGAAGAAGAATACAACGTTCGCCAAGAAGTAAATGGAAAGGTAAGCAGCGATAACATCTCTGGCGGTAAACAGATACCGTTAGAGGCGGGCGACTTATTAGTCTTTTCTGCGGATATGATCCACCGAGGTCGATACGGGCTGGATCGTTTAGCATTGGATATTTTGATCTTTGACTCGGCGGCAGACTATGTCGACTACGTTGATGACGACTGCTTACCAACACCAGCGATGCTAAGCAATATTACCGATCCAAGACTGTTTATGAACACGCTACACTTAAAGTCGATGCAGTACTCATAA
- a CDS encoding HupE/UreJ family protein, protein MKKLISLLFLCLMTMSLGAYADDMQSASLLIKQIDSTHSDFLWKRPVKGDRTVDLDIVVDGQSQKDHANMLSSVIPGAYVQQWTIERENGLKGLQLDIDGLTKYQVDVIVRIEDAENNIISRVLNVSDHQLKLADEFKSDNVMTAYVKLGIEHILEGYDHLLFILCLIFIARTPKKIVMTISGFTIAHSITLIMSSMGMMNISIAPVEASIALSIVFLAYEIASNKTDSLTFKYPLLVSSSFGLLHGFGFSSVLSEIGLPHNEELMALVSFNVGVEIGQVIFVAASYLFIQLITKKLTLVSNTMVRNSISYFCGVTSMFWLIQRVIAF, encoded by the coding sequence ATGAAAAAGCTAATCTCGTTACTTTTCTTATGTTTGATGACCATGTCACTGGGGGCTTACGCCGATGACATGCAATCAGCTTCGTTGCTGATCAAACAAATCGACAGCACGCACTCCGACTTTCTGTGGAAACGCCCAGTAAAAGGCGACAGAACCGTCGACCTTGATATTGTTGTTGATGGACAGAGCCAAAAAGATCACGCCAATATGCTCAGCTCGGTGATACCCGGAGCCTATGTTCAACAATGGACTATCGAGCGAGAGAATGGCTTAAAAGGGTTACAACTCGATATTGATGGTTTAACCAAGTATCAAGTGGATGTGATCGTCCGGATTGAAGATGCCGAAAACAACATCATTTCACGAGTGCTAAACGTTAGTGACCACCAGCTAAAATTGGCTGATGAGTTTAAATCTGACAACGTGATGACGGCGTACGTTAAGTTGGGAATTGAGCATATTCTGGAAGGCTACGATCATCTGTTATTTATATTGTGCTTGATCTTCATTGCGCGAACACCCAAGAAGATCGTAATGACTATTTCTGGCTTCACGATTGCTCACTCCATCACATTGATCATGTCTTCAATGGGTATGATGAACATCAGCATCGCTCCCGTCGAAGCCAGTATCGCGTTGAGCATTGTGTTTTTGGCCTACGAAATCGCATCCAATAAAACTGATAGTCTAACGTTTAAGTACCCGTTATTGGTGTCGTCGAGCTTTGGTCTATTGCATGGTTTTGGGTTCTCCTCTGTGTTAAGCGAAATCGGCTTGCCACATAATGAGGAGCTCATGGCGCTGGTCAGTTTTAATGTCGGTGTCGAAATCGGACAAGTAATTTTCGTTGCGGCGTCTTACCTGTTTATCCAACTCATCACCAAAAAGTTGACGCTGGTTTCTAACACCATGGTGAGAAATTCAATCAGTTACTTTTGTGGCGTCACATCGATGTTTTGGCTAATTCAACGCGTCATCGCTTTTTAA
- a CDS encoding peptidyl-prolyl cis-trans isomerase, with translation MKNLTVRLLRQPLMHFFLIAAALFAYNHYSEQQKFNEENVIVITEDKLEQIHLKYVKLWRKQPTPQELQALVRDYALDEAYAREARKVGFDTNDAVIKRRLKQKLRFMINDVSVMEQPSDESLYEFYQAHIDNYKKADIYSFEFIALDSTNGAINISPDLITSSDSSGNYSEQPNPIAVSNWDSYDVDKRFGSKFLEQLATQPLDQWSSPIKATSQYFQVKVTSKTENDYFSFDNAKARVLDDWRIQRNQENLDTYESKLLNDYQVVMSNSDANS, from the coding sequence ATGAAAAATTTAACTGTACGTTTATTGCGCCAACCTCTAATGCATTTTTTCCTAATTGCTGCCGCACTTTTTGCTTACAACCATTACTCCGAACAACAGAAGTTCAATGAGGAGAATGTGATTGTTATTACGGAAGATAAACTTGAGCAAATCCATCTTAAATACGTAAAACTGTGGCGCAAACAGCCTACCCCTCAAGAACTACAAGCGTTAGTTCGTGACTACGCACTTGATGAAGCTTACGCACGAGAAGCAAGAAAAGTCGGCTTTGATACTAACGATGCCGTCATCAAACGTCGCCTCAAACAGAAGCTTCGCTTCATGATTAATGACGTTTCCGTGATGGAGCAACCAAGCGATGAGTCGCTGTATGAGTTTTATCAAGCACACATCGATAACTACAAGAAAGCCGATATCTATAGCTTTGAGTTCATCGCACTGGACAGCACAAACGGAGCAATCAACATCAGTCCAGACTTGATTACAAGTTCGGACTCTAGCGGAAATTATTCAGAACAACCCAATCCGATCGCAGTTTCCAATTGGGATTCTTACGACGTAGATAAACGCTTCGGTTCCAAATTCTTAGAACAGTTGGCTACCCAACCTCTGGATCAATGGTCGTCACCTATCAAAGCGACATCGCAGTATTTCCAAGTGAAAGTGACGAGCAAGACAGAGAATGACTACTTCTCGTTTGATAATGCCAAAGCTCGAGTATTAGACGATTGGCGTATTCAGCGCAATCAAGAAAACCTAGACACTTACGAAAGCAAACTGCTGAACGACTATCAAGTTGTGATGAGCAACTCCGACGCCAACTCTTAA
- a CDS encoding DUF3604 domain-containing protein, giving the protein MKKINKLASCVSAILLCSSMAAQADITVHENKEAYFGNLHVHTGWSFDGFPQGATFNPETAYRWARGEKIVDENGNVFKIQGKPLDWYSVTDHAEFLGVFQQMVNPESDLYDLDISKRLASKNKVVAWGAYADIFDCMNKNSCDPRLVDPKLAKSLFAQTVEITDKYNTPGQFTTFAGFEWTSGPEARNMHRVLMFRDTDHIPEIPFTSFDSKRPEDLWAWMDKQRENGSTLLAIPHNGNASDGLMFPVDTSYGGSKVDKAYAETRMRNEPLYEITQIKGTSETHPELSPNDEFAGFELWDYRLDMHGRLTDKRVGGYARDALLRGIKQEAEGQGNPYKFGFIGDADTHNGASTFQEFNFTGKFGVEVHPEERMYGSPGNSGRNIEEIRKFSTSGLAAVWAKSNTREEIYDALANKEVYATTGTRMKVRTFASFDYPQELLKQADWEATAYDEGVPMGSDLTSADIHGKTAPTIIVQAEKDPDSGNLDRIQIIKGWVKDGKTFEKVYNVAMSDGRVENEHGKVPAVGNTVDVKTATFTNDIGAESLQAEWVDPDFDESLHAFYYARVLEIPTPRWSTFDAVEMGTTVPEELPVSIQERAFTSPIWYTP; this is encoded by the coding sequence ATGAAAAAAATAAACAAATTAGCAAGTTGTGTTTCTGCCATTTTATTATGCAGCAGTATGGCAGCACAGGCAGACATTACGGTTCACGAAAATAAAGAAGCGTATTTCGGTAACTTACACGTCCATACTGGCTGGTCTTTTGATGGCTTTCCGCAAGGCGCAACCTTCAACCCTGAAACGGCGTATCGCTGGGCTCGTGGTGAAAAAATTGTTGATGAAAACGGTAATGTTTTCAAAATCCAAGGTAAACCTCTTGATTGGTATTCAGTGACAGACCACGCCGAATTTTTAGGCGTATTCCAACAAATGGTCAACCCAGAAAGTGACCTTTATGACTTGGACATATCTAAGCGCTTGGCATCAAAAAACAAAGTTGTGGCTTGGGGGGCCTATGCCGACATCTTCGACTGCATGAATAAAAACAGCTGCGATCCTCGATTGGTTGACCCTAAGCTCGCAAAATCATTATTCGCGCAAACAGTCGAGATCACAGACAAATACAACACACCAGGTCAGTTTACGACTTTTGCTGGCTTCGAATGGACCTCAGGCCCTGAAGCTCGCAACATGCACCGTGTATTGATGTTCAGAGATACTGACCACATTCCAGAAATACCGTTTACCAGCTTCGATTCGAAACGACCAGAAGACCTTTGGGCTTGGATGGACAAGCAACGTGAGAATGGCTCAACACTGTTAGCGATCCCTCACAATGGTAACGCCAGCGATGGTTTGATGTTCCCTGTCGATACCAGTTACGGCGGCTCTAAAGTAGACAAAGCTTATGCAGAAACTCGTATGAGAAATGAACCACTTTACGAAATCACTCAGATCAAAGGCACATCAGAGACGCACCCTGAGCTGTCTCCGAACGATGAGTTCGCAGGTTTTGAATTGTGGGATTATCGTTTAGATATGCACGGTCGTCTAACAGACAAACGAGTGGGTGGTTATGCACGCGACGCTCTACTGCGCGGTATTAAGCAAGAAGCAGAAGGTCAAGGTAACCCATACAAGTTCGGTTTCATTGGCGATGCCGATACCCACAACGGAGCAAGCACTTTCCAAGAATTCAACTTCACCGGCAAATTTGGGGTTGAAGTTCATCCAGAAGAACGCATGTACGGTTCACCGGGTAACTCAGGTCGTAACATTGAAGAAATCCGTAAGTTCAGTACGTCTGGTTTAGCTGCAGTTTGGGCAAAATCGAATACTCGAGAAGAGATTTATGATGCGTTAGCAAACAAAGAAGTTTACGCAACAACAGGAACTCGCATGAAAGTGCGAACTTTCGCAAGCTTCGACTACCCACAAGAATTGCTAAAACAAGCAGACTGGGAAGCAACGGCTTACGATGAAGGCGTGCCAATGGGTAGCGACCTAACCTCTGCAGATATTCACGGTAAAACAGCACCAACCATTATAGTCCAAGCTGAAAAAGATCCTGATAGCGGTAACTTAGACCGAATCCAGATCATCAAAGGCTGGGTAAAAGACGGCAAAACGTTTGAAAAAGTCTACAACGTTGCGATGTCTGATGGTCGTGTTGAGAATGAACATGGCAAAGTGCCTGCCGTAGGTAACACCGTGGACGTGAAAACAGCCACCTTCACCAATGATATTGGCGCTGAGTCACTTCAAGCTGAATGGGTCGACCCTGACTTTGATGAATCACTGCATGCGTTCTACTACGCTCGTGTACTAGAAATCCCAACTCCTCGTTGGAGCACATTTGATGCAGTAGAAATGGGCACAACCGTTCCTGAAGAACTGCCAGTTTCTATTCAAGAGCGCGCGTTTACCTCGCCAATTTGGTATACGCCTTAG
- a CDS encoding CoA transferase, whose product MLHGLENLKKMVDIEISSDIESIDTNYEPSLDELSPYSMSDSFSSLLMMNGLLVANIWKHKTGEAQTITVDHKKAMEMLYRPNFLHINDQPLSLDAFKRFESLTHKTKDGYFETITALEHLHDKTLKVLNCPPEQEAIEAAYLSKTAQEWEDIFNEHGLSGTKIRTQQEFQAHPQGQALSKLPPIQVKALGTGSKVPFRPSERPLSDVKVLDVSHIIAGPSMSTFLAEQGAQVLHIANPSAERITSNYLDTGFGKRNAYLNFNKQKDLETFYQLITETDVYVNGYAPGRLQEKFGLTEEKLLSINPNLIIVTSSAFGEVGPWANRHGWENIAQAAVGSAFDHGTENQPILCPYGFITDYGTGLMGSIGILKALHNRAFIGGSQRVSVSLAQTCMWYQNQGLNSNPRNQQRSQKKDQENIDKKFATIHKVISGGNISENTIKTPTPFGVITHLKPVLEYSRTPAYWDKPTSPLGSDFPTWK is encoded by the coding sequence ATGTTACATGGTCTAGAAAACTTGAAAAAAATGGTCGATATCGAAATATCGTCAGACATTGAAAGTATTGATACGAATTACGAACCGAGCTTAGATGAATTATCACCGTACAGCATGTCGGATAGTTTCTCTTCTTTATTAATGATGAACGGTTTGTTGGTTGCAAATATTTGGAAACACAAAACAGGCGAAGCTCAAACCATCACCGTCGATCATAAAAAAGCGATGGAAATGCTTTATCGCCCTAACTTCCTTCACATCAATGACCAGCCACTCTCGCTAGATGCTTTCAAGCGTTTTGAATCGCTCACTCACAAAACAAAAGATGGATATTTTGAGACCATTACTGCACTGGAGCACTTACACGACAAGACTTTAAAAGTATTGAACTGCCCACCAGAACAGGAAGCTATTGAGGCCGCCTACTTGTCTAAAACAGCGCAAGAGTGGGAAGATATCTTTAATGAGCATGGGTTAAGTGGCACCAAGATTCGAACTCAACAAGAATTTCAAGCGCACCCACAAGGCCAAGCTCTAAGTAAGCTTCCACCAATTCAAGTCAAGGCTCTCGGCACGGGCTCTAAGGTTCCGTTCAGACCAAGCGAAAGACCGCTCAGTGACGTAAAAGTGCTAGACGTTAGCCATATTATTGCCGGGCCCTCAATGTCGACCTTTTTGGCGGAACAAGGCGCTCAGGTTTTGCATATTGCCAACCCTTCCGCCGAGCGTATTACGTCAAACTACCTTGATACTGGCTTTGGTAAACGCAATGCTTACCTGAACTTTAATAAACAAAAGGATCTCGAGACGTTCTATCAGCTGATCACAGAAACTGATGTGTATGTAAATGGCTATGCTCCAGGTCGGCTTCAAGAGAAGTTTGGTTTAACAGAAGAGAAGTTATTATCAATTAACCCTAACTTAATCATCGTAACCAGTTCGGCATTTGGCGAAGTTGGACCATGGGCGAATAGGCACGGGTGGGAAAACATCGCACAAGCGGCTGTTGGTTCAGCCTTTGATCATGGCACCGAGAACCAGCCTATTCTATGTCCTTACGGTTTCATTACCGATTACGGCACTGGCTTAATGGGTTCTATCGGTATTCTGAAAGCGCTTCACAACCGTGCTTTCATTGGTGGTTCCCAACGTGTCAGTGTTTCATTAGCCCAAACTTGCATGTGGTATCAAAACCAAGGTTTGAATTCGAACCCGCGGAATCAACAAAGAAGTCAAAAGAAAGACCAAGAGAACATCGATAAGAAATTCGCCACAATACATAAAGTAATTTCCGGTGGAAACATCAGCGAGAACACCATAAAAACGCCAACGCCATTTGGTGTGATCACTCATTTAAAACCAGTCTTAGAATACTCACGCACACCGGCTTACTGGGATAAACCAACCTCACCTCTAGGCTCAGATTTCCCGACTTGGAAGTAA